The DNA sequence GTTCTACTCCACGTCTGTACTAATGCACGGCTACGTGGTGTCTTGCAACGTCTGCACGTGGCTACCGGCCGTTTATCAGCGGTACGTCAAAAATAACTTACAATCCTACTCCTGTCAGAAGTCGAACCTGATGACGGCGGGCTATATCGGCATTATGGTGTAAACCACTGCACAATTTAGTGCAACTGTCTGCCACCTCATCTCTAGCATCAGCGCGGCGCGTTGTCACACACCGAATAACTCGGACGCCACCACCGGCGCTTCTTatctagacagacagacagacagacagacagacagacagacagacagacagatagacagacagacagacagacagacagacagacagacagacagacagacagacagacagacgcacggacgcacggacggacggacggacggacggacggacggacggacggacggacggacggacggacggacggacgaagcTTAGCTCAGCTTCCGCACCGCGATTTGTACGACGACTGGGAAAAATTTAATGATAGTAAACTAGGAAACACTTCATGTAAGAAATGCGGTGAGAATATACTGCTCGCTGTCGATGATAAGCGAGGAAACTTCATGTCTTCTATTTGCATTCTTAGCACTGTCTTGCTGGGCGTGTGGTAACCTATATCGGGGATATTGCAATCGGCACTTAGTGAGAGGATGCATCCGCCTTGAGTAATAGGCAAATTTCAGAATAGGGTTTTCCTGAGTTCGTGGGTTTCCCATAGCATGAAATGTTTCCAGCAGGAAGTGCTGAACAGGACAGAAAGTATGACGATACATACTGCATGGACTAATCCCTAAATGTTTACCACTCGTTTTCATACTTTCTTTAGTATGAGACAGCCAGTGCTGTgcatttacttttctttctttttgtgacgCCGATCATCCGTTTCTTAGGGTGATAGACTACTGCGCAAGTAACATTTTAGAGCGTtgttcttaggcgcccgttcctgtgtttAGCGTCGGCATCCCTCGGCGTGGTCCCTCGGCGTGGTCCCTCGGAGTAACCCAGCGAACGAGCACGGCGAAGGACGAATGAGCGAACGCAGAACGCAGCGGGGGaagaaagacggtgatagcgaaaagagcgcgaggaggaaagcggaggatgaGGGTATGCcgaaagcgtgaggagaaaagcgtagtgcagcgcaagacgggctctgcggcgaagaccgctacgagatggcgctaaAGTAGCGCCCCGTCGCCTGTTCACCGacggcatgcggcgagcgcgtccagcgataccatatatggaaacaaaccTCTCCATTAGCGCAGGTATGTATGCGGTgtctgctgtgaatcgcgcccacgcgtcactcaAAGCGCTTCCTCTAATGGtcttccgattagcgaggcagttgcgccacgcTTCTCTTCGCTTCCAATGTACCGCACGATAcacattgtccgcgccagccagtatatcgcgaaatgaaaacacgtatagagctgcgctcaaactgCGCATTAGGGAGGGTCGTAATCATCCGTGATatatttttcttcctctttctcttaGCAGTATCGATGGTGCATTGATACATGATTTCCCACTTCCGTCAATGTCATGACATAAAAAATCCGCTCATCAACGTGTGTTTACTTTATTCCGAAGCTTTGATACCATGAAATTTTACGGTGAAATGGTAATGGTGATGTTGAAAAGCGAGATGCCCGATGGTGATGTCTTCCAAAGATGTTGCATGTTACTGTCATGTTCATGTTGTCCTGTCATCCAGGCATGTGCCTGCTTGTCCTATCATCTGCCACACGATAAAGCTATATCGTAGATCACCCTTTTCTAGCAGGTAGGGTACTTAATTGTTATTGTGTTTTTTGGACGTTGCTTACTTTTCTGGCCATTCATGTCCTGTGGACACATTGAATACGCTGGTTTGGTGTTAAACAAACAACTGTGACGCCTTCTTTTCCAGTTATCTTCTTTAGTTTGTAGGCTAGGCCGTGTGCATAAGGCACAAAGGCAAACTTATCCCTTGTTGGTTTATGATTTTCTGCTTCTTGAACCTTATTATTAAAGCGGATGGCTTCTTTAACAGGCCTCTAGCGACCACTGTAAGCAGGCCTTTGGGGCAGCCAGCGTCGACGTAATTACACAAATAAACGACGTCTGGTAAAACAACACTACCATAAATAATAACGCTGCATATATGATGCACAATGAAAAGCAAAAATGTTAACTATTTTACGCTGGCCATGTTGACGGCACTGATGACGACTGCCACAGCACTACAAGAAGCCTTGGCCGAGGTGTCTAAAATCAATTAATACCAAAGCACCTTACATGAACTAAGCATGCTGAATCATAAACAAGTCAGGCTCTCATCCTTGCCTATGTCACTGAAGCTGCGCAGTTTAACGCGCATACTGTAAACGCACAAGAAAGTCGTGTCAATTAAAGTTGACACAAAAGAAGAGACGGTCGACGTACCCGGTAAATGTATACATATATGCTGAAATTTGGGGCATTAAAGGTCATGCAATATTGCACAATTGCATGTTTtgtaatttttgcgctatgttttTCCTTCCTTTGTGAGATATTGTATTCTCGCGCTTTTTCGATTTCTTATTCATATCAAGTTCTTTATGTTGCTTTTTTAAGCACATCTCACTAACGTTCTCTCCATTCAAGTCGACTTTGGCTGACAAGTCTTTTTCTTTCTGACCAAGAGAAACGGTGGGTCGATAGTGACGCCTATGAGGCAATGCGAGTAATGTCCGACTGTATTGGAGTTAATGACGCCTGTACTGCTTATTTTACCGACTCTGCGATGACTAAATTTCGCTTTTTGTCTCGGTGAGATCTACATTTTTCTACAGTTCGTGCCTCGCTACGACACTCTGGAGGCGTGAaagggtagttttttttttttaccaagaggCCGGAAAGGTACACAGATCCCGCGTACGCTACACCCGTTTGAATTCTCACAATAAATCCGTGCCGCTTAAAATTCTCAAGTATTATTCCGCGATGAACCTGTGAATTCCTGAGGCAGTGTCATGCATGGAAGAGACTTGGCTCGCCCGAATGCGCGCCAAGGGAACAAAAGTTGTATACATCTCAGCGTAAACAGCGGCTTCAACAGCTATGTAAATATTAATGCGGAACAAAGAATGGCCGATTGGTAAAACCATACTATGCGAAACTTAAAACTACGTCAATACTTCACGACAATGCGGAAAGACTGGACAAGAACTAACAACAAGCGTCCTTGCTGTCTGTTCCTGTTCCGTCTTTTCTGCTCTGTTCCCAAGTACTCTCGTAACTAGACCTTTCCGAAATTTGAGCTTTGTGCCATATCAGATCAGTTGAACTGAGCACTCTCCATGCTTCGTCCTcttcagtgcagtgactcggcaAAACACGCCGTGCACAAACCGTCGGGAGCCGTcgcttgaagaaaaagaaaaagagcaacgAACACTACAGCAAACTCATTACCTATAATGGACGGCGCACTCAACAAGGCAGGGACACTGGCCACTCCTAGCAGACCGCAGACAGCCGCCAGGGTCTCCACGCCCAAGTAGTCGCCGATGAGCACGCCCTTGATGCACAGCAGATAACCTTCACACACGCCGACTACGGCAATCAGGACAGCGAGTGTCGTGAAATCCTTAACGCTGGAGATCAGTAGTAGGCAGGCGGCGGCCAGAGCGAGGCTCGCGGCCGTGAACGGACAGCGACTGCTCGCGATCTTGTCCGAGACAAAGGGCACCACAATGCGACCGACCAGCTGGCCCACAGCCGTGTAGGTCTGGAGCTGCTTGGCGTCCTGTAGAGTCGCCGCTCCTTTGTCGATTCCGTACTCGACGATGGTGGTGTCGACCATCGCCAGCATGTAGTCGATCGTCACAAAGGGTACCAGAAGCACGTAAAACATGGGCGACCGAAAGAGTGTCGCGTAGTGCGCCAGCAGACTGGGCGAGTCGACCCTCATCTGCTTGGCGCCGACATGCTTCTTCGCGACACAGTTCGCACGTGGCAAGCCATTGGGAATGCGCATTGTCGGCACGTCCAACTTCGTGACGTCCGTCACCAGGATTTTGACTGAGTCGTGTTTCGCGGTCTCCTTCTCCCACGCCTTGTCCTTCGCCGCGGGTTCTTTATTCGCTTCCTCCTTCGTCGCGCATCGCCTCGTCAGGATGCCCATAAGAAGCCGTCGCTTTGGTGTCAGGTGATCCTCTTTGGTTATATACTGCAGCCCATTCGGTGCAGCGGGCATTGAGGAGGCCTCCACCCGTTTTCTAACACACCACGCCGGTATGGTCACGGGCTGCGGATCGTTCAGCAGCATGACCAGTGGCAGTGCGTGCATAGCCATAGCGCCGATGAGAAGAAGAGCTCCCTGGGCGCCGTAGGTCTCGGCAACGTAGCCGATCAAGGAGGGACCGACAATGCCCGACGCTGCCCAGCCGCTGTACTTGAAAGCGGTGGCAGTGCCACGGTACTTGTCGAAGTATAGTAGAAGGTAGAGTGATAGGCTGATCATAGAGATTCCAGCCCCGGCTCCTGGGTGGTACACAAGTGACACTATCAGTAAATAGATTCCAGCAGCATCAAATCTGTTCTCTATTGACGTTTCGGTAAAGAAGCGCAGTTCGCTACCCAACACTGAATATTAACAAAGCTGTCTTTGCGTCAACAGGCTTGTAATCACGTTTTGATGACACCACACAAAACAGATTACTGATGTCACACTGTGTTTTCCAGGCTTTCCTATTATgtgaaagaggaaaaaaacgttAAAAGAAATTGTCGTCCACCCGACTTGTACACGAACCTACAAATGAAGCCCAGAcggatttctcagaaagaacgTATTGCAGCTAAAggaaaattcgccctggtccggggTTCATACTGGTCCGCgaagtcgggtggatgacaatttttttcttatatgAGCTTTGCctcaccttgcgggcttccacagaactgctTTTCTACTTGCTACTTTGTGTTGACGACCTTCAATACCAAATTATGCTGTGTTATAACGCTTAGTCTGCATTCTACATTCCAACAGATGGCTAAGGCAAGGACTTCCGCGGATCTAGACGGCAAGGCCGTCCGAGGAGGCCGTCCGTGGATGAGGAGAGGTCAAGGCTCATCTCATGTACATAACTGTGTTGTTTTATATTGGCAATTGGTCAAAGATATCTTTGTCAGCGCGTATGTTGTTATTACAATCTTTCGGCACCTAGTTCAGCTAAGTTATTTATGTATAACAGTGGCAAAATCCTCTGTGCCCCTACTAGCTTAATTGTTTCTGTTTCACAGAATTCACATATTGCAATGAGGTGTTTTCACTGTGCTGCGAATTTATATCCGGCATGTAGCGCAGAACCTTCCCTATGGCTGTAACCAGCGATGGCGCCGTACGATTGCTCTTGAAGGCGCTAATTGGTGTACCTGTTCATCCGATGAACAAACTCGAAACAGTGCCCTTCATGTTAGTcaggatctttttttttctatcgttcCCAATGAATCAAAGTCTTTATGCATACGCGCGCTTACCGTACACGCCCCCGTACAATGCTGCCATCCATACGATGTCCGGTGCGAAAGCACACGCCACCAACCCTGCGCAGGTAAGCGCCACTCCAAACAGGGTGAGGTGGTAAAGGGGCACCCTCTGTTGAAgaacgctttgcacaagacctgCGAAGATGAGAATGCGTCTCCGGCTCAGGCCTGCACCCCTTAAACTCACCTCATTTATTTACTTCCCCAAATAAGCCTTGAGCCATTTGCTGAAATAAAACCGCCGATCTATCCGGTTTAATACCAGCAGTTCACAGCAGTACAGAGTAACCTGATGGTGACCAGTGACCTAATTAATAGAGACTAAGTCACTTCCCTTGACCCTTTACTAGAACTGACGGGGCGGGTTGGAAATCCAACGCTAGGCTTTTCCTTCCATTCTTCTCTCTGCCAACCAaagcttatttatttgtttgtgttcTCTTTTGTCTCTATACTGTTGCTATTACTAAGCTCGATATGTTCTTTAGCTCTCTTGCAACGTGCATTCCTAAAGAAAAGTACTACAATTCATTGTTTCGCGTCATCGCCAGCTGTATTCATCCAGCGTTGCATGCGCTTGCCGGCCTTAAATGTTCACATTTTCTTTCAGTGCTCCTCGTggttctattcttttttttttatgggcaaACAAAGGGTTCCTTATAGCGCTCTATCCTTGAACGGAAGAAGCGAGCTTGTTTTTTAATAATTTTAGGGTCTGTAATGTAGCACTCGCCATTAATAATTAATTTCCTTGGAGTAAACCTGCGCCCAATGGTAATTGTGTTGTGATGGCGTGTGAACGAATTCGCTTGGAATCGAGGCTTTGCTTCACTGAGATCTTCCTTAGTGAAGTAATCTTTTTGAGACACATATGGGATCTTTAACAAAATGCTTATTGGCATCATAACAGGTAAAATTATGTTAATGTTCTCCGCCCCCCACCCCAATAGGCACTAGTTTTAAACACGACGTAATcacgatcaatcaatcaatcaatcaatcaataaaccaACCAACCAACTTTATAAGACCAGGAAGAACCGAAGGTCTGAATACTGGCTCACAAAGAaataaaataggtagagcaaCTATAACCAAAGTATAGGAGAAGTATAAACCATAAAAAAAGTTCAGACATATGCAAGAGTTAAAATTCATTGTTTAAATAACGGCCCTTGCAAACGCATGCATACAGTAAAGGTTTCCCAAAAACATTTACCTTTTTGAAGCAAAAGAGGGGCTATGAGAGAGGCTGTAGGCAAGGGCTCCGGAATAGTTGAGACCACCCGCGGTTCTTAAGTGACCACTCAAAGAACGCTAAGCGGTTTTTGTGTTTCGTTGCATTCGTCCCACATAAGAAGGCGTTCGCCATGGCTCagaattgaacccgcgaccttgcgCTCCGCGGTAATACCCCATAGCCCCAGAGCCACTGTTAACCTTTCCCGTATGTGCTTCCGCGAAAAATGACCTGTTTCAATGGACTCTAAACTGGACCTATTTAGTGGTTGTAGAGAATGGTAGCTATTGATTGCAAGGCATAAGTGTCTCAAGAAGTTGGAATGTACATTTTGTTTGCGATACTTGTGTTGCATATAAAAGGGTCACATCGCAAGTCGCACACAAGAATCAAGACATTGACATATATCCGTGTGATAAAGGCAACACGAAGTTTTCAATGTATGTGGATGTGCAGTTGCTATCAAAATTGTTGTGTAGTGTATTATTCATTATTTTAAGTTTCCCCCTGAGTACTTTGTTAGTTCACTCTGCACTAAAACTGATACCTGTGGCATTGTAACGGACACTTTGTATCATCATGTACGCTTGTATTTCATATTAAAGCTGCGATAGCATTACGTTGAACTTGTAATATATTCGAATGGCTGTGACACCATTTTATCCATGCACGAATCAGAATAATGCACGAGTTAAGCACCTAGGTTGAGGCACCGGGCTCATCGTTCCAAAGTGTTTTTGCTATATCGCCTACGAGTACTAATATCATTATTTTTGGTGTGGCGGAGAGGCGTACGTGTTTTCGCTTTGAAAAAAATAACCGGGAAAAGCTCTCCGGCCGTTCAAAACTTATCATCGAAACGATACAAAACTGTACACCTTCTCCCGCAATGGAAAGCTGACCGCAGGCGTTGCGCCCATCCTTGTGTACGCACCTTTCTTCGTACTTGTTTTTCGCACTGCCCTGTTGTGCGTTCAAGGATGCACTAACTAGCCCAAACAAGAGCTTTACTGCGACCACTATATATCCGAACCTGTCAGGGTGCCTGAAAACTCGATCATACAGGCCGGCGTCTCACCTATTGTGTTCGACATCACTGTGTACGTGGACTGTGGCCAGGCGGCCATTTCGTGGCTGATGCGGAACTCGCCCATGAAGAGCACGTACAGCAGGCCCGCACTGGACGTTGGCAGGAAGACGAGGAAAGCCGACAAGGTCGCCACCAAGGGAACACCCCAGCACCGGTCCTGCAACTCTGCTGGAGGAGGCATCCCGGGTGCTGTTCTCGAATTCCGTTCGAGCGCCTGCAGTCGCCCAGAGGGAAAGTTTGATGGTTCATGAatgggattgattgattgattgattgattgattgattgattgattgattgattgattgattgattgattgattgattgatcgctAAAGTAATAACTGTGATATGACAGGCGACGTTGAAGGAGGCTCGACATTAGTGTTGACAACTCCGGACCACAATTTTGGAAGTGTGGCAAATGTGGAAGACCACGTGACATTGGGAAAGCGCGGGTCACCAATAGTCATTTGAATACGTCATATAATGGCGTTGCCAGGAGGGCCATTGTGTGTCAGCGCTGGTTCGACATCCACACTTCAACGACTGTCCGCTTCTTTGATGTCCCAGAGCCTGGGCGAAGCTTCGAAGACATCGACCACTGAAATTCGGAGTGTTGCCTGAACCGCTGCTCGCACTGTGACATGCCGATCTGGCAACTTCAAAACAGCACTTGCTGTTGGAGTGCAGCCGGGCTAATCTTTTAGTTTTATTCTGATCTACCTGTGTATGCCAGTGTTTTCGCTTTCCGTTGCCTTTCCAATGCGGCCGCCCAGGTTAGGAGTCGAACGCGCTCCTCTTGGTCAGCCCCAGAGGCCAATGGCAACTGAGCCATCACACAGGAGATCAAGTGAGGGACATAATTATTGTAATTGGGAGGTTCATGGCGCCATAGACAACTGTTCGCTTCAAGTCACACAGCCTTCCCAACAAAGTTACTGTTCTTCTGAGGAAAAAAGTGTAGAATAGAAGGCAGCGTAAATGACACTGTAATGCATAACAATCACTCCCTAGCTACAATGCAGTTGATGAGAACTATGTGTCCTTATATGGGAGAGAGCACTTGAAGACCCCCTCTAAGGATACGTGCGTCGCATACAGGGGCGTCCCACGTAACattagccaaacattaaaaatatgcaaattccgcGCAGCTGGAAAGAATGAaggcaatgttatttgccgtcgcatCGAGATAATCAGATTGTTTTTGCATTATACCTTtctacataattagtcctaattactAAATCaatttctgaaatattataattagatgcaAATTGGCAATGACAAAATTGCAGAgggacatgaaaaactcccgatacagctttctcatttacattttttaatctaataataatatttgagaagctcacaacttaattaagactaattggtTAATTAGGCATAATGCAAAAAattaataatctgagtatctccaagtgaggGCAAAtaagattaccttggttctgcccagctacgtggcattcgcatatttctTTTCAAGCTAGGCTAAAACttcgtgggacaccctgtatatacatgcTGTTTCTGCGAAGATTGCCAAAATTTCCTGAAAATGCAGCGCTCGCAATAAATATGCAATTGAAAAGAAAACAGATTATCCGAAACGGCAAACGTCAGAATATAGGTTATGCGATTCAATTTCCGTGCTTATTAGGTAAAATAATAATTAATCTCTTTAGTTAGCGCGGCAACGTGCCCGCTGACAAAGTTAgtagctgcagaagagatgatgTCACATCAGTTATCAAATTGCGCGAAAAGTCCTTTTCCTAAGTCCTGCAGCACGTTTCTCAATTTTTCGCTAGGAAACTGGAACCGGGCGCTCAAGGAGTACACGAAACCACGTGCATAGGAAACGTACACTGTGGAGATCTTCTGACGTTCTCCGGTCGGCTCCATACAAGTCTAACCGTCTTTCCTATTTCGACGAGCTTATTTGGTGCGGACAGCAACCGGATGCACGAGTGCGTCGCCGAAGCCTTCGGCGTGTGTTGTGCAGAGGCCATAATCACACGGAGCTAACAGGCCaacgttgcatttcattttgtCTTGTGCCTGGCGctgcatggccttagttgcctttgtgtcattaaacccaaactaaccaaccaaccaacctaaCAGGCCAGGCCTATGTCTCGCGCTAGCGCGGAaggggaagaaaaggaaaaaaaaataccaggtgATAGGCGCCTCCCAGTGTTgcaaacgctgaaaaaaaaagaacgaaagagtgCGGCCAAGTGTCAACGCTAAACAACACAAAGTCGAGCTATTTGCGCTTGAAATACGATACGGTCAAGATATGAAATGAGCGAATAATGAAAGCAATCAACATTAAATCATTTTCTTTAGTGTTCACAGTTGGTTgactctttcttttcttgttttcgatCCATGTGCAACAGGGTGCTCCGGGGAACCATTTTGTGGATGTGACAATTTGAACGGAAATGATATCGAAGCGTTTAACATACGAGGATTTCTAAGGGTGCTTCCAGCAATGGAAGAAGATCTAGAACCAATACATTGTATCTAATGTGGAGCATCATGAAGGTGACCCCATTGACGTATCTGTAAGTTAgtgaaattagttttttttaacGTACTGCACCAACATTTGAGAGAGATCAGGTAGGTGGCAGCAAGTAACAGGCTGATTTGCTTTGTCCCCGTCAGATACGTGCAAATCGAACAGATCGGGTCgagttgtgtgtgttttttttttcggcgagtaGAAATACTATTCTGAAGGAACATCTAGCGTCTGTATTGCCCAGTACCAGTGCCTAGTGACGCCACTGTATTCAAAACGTCGCATTTGTACGTATGTTTGAACATATAAGTGTGTCAATAaccagcaataaccaacacaggtaaaacgaatctacgcacaatacaaagccttcaggctcaagcgctccggatctgtctaggcctgcatcagagtgcttcaacagtggctacgatagcgaTAGCTGAAACCACCTTGTTAAGACCCATATTGAAGTTGAAgcgctcaggacccatataaggcatctagcgaGAGCTCCTTGTCACCAcgtagcctctctaccagcggacagaccacgcacATCTTTCAGTGAAAACGATAACCGcacatgatgaatcattgccagcctattccactccggctgcgagaccttcgattcctgcatggtgcctcgctcagccaaaaattaacctcacaatacctggcatccCGAAAAAGACTGATCTACCATCagcagcccttaaacagctcacgctactatttttgtacgagaactaccgtgactctatgcatatttacactgatggatctgtcctgccAAGCTGGTCCGCcgcggcaatcgtgataccagcgaaagttacaacaATGAAATTTAAGACAGCttacgcgacaacatcgacggcagcggAGGTCGCAGCGGTCTTTACTACCCTTCattacattggtgatgaaccgccacacaagtggatgATATTCTACGATTCagaggcggcactgcagtctctactgtcacctttaagACGCGCACCGCACAAACAGttaatatttcacattacagagacgttacaccatataagtgatgcaggccatagTATAACTTTCCAATGAGTTCCAAGTCATTGCGgaattatcggcaatgaacgggcggatcaagcTGCGCGCTCAGCCAATACTGAGGAACACCACGTACCAATTCCACTtcctagaactgacgcagcacggaagctccgcctgcttgttcggcagtgcaccacgtcgcaatggaatgagccacatttaagaaattctCGACTGCACTTTCTTGATCCCACatgaagtcttcgagcgccatcacagcttcgccgtggagacgccacgctcttgcatcgactgtggttgggcgtttgctttaccaaagcctatgcgttccgcatagggatgaccgacaccgcaacctgtgaccgttgcggccatgaagaatcgactgaccatattttgtgcgcctc is a window from the Dermacentor variabilis isolate Ectoservices chromosome 3, ASM5094787v1, whole genome shotgun sequence genome containing:
- the LOC142576004 gene encoding monocarboxylate transporter 9-like isoform X1, translating into MPPPAELQDRCWGVPLVATLSAFLVFLPTSSAGLLYVLFMGEFRISHEMAAWPQSTYTVMSNTIGLVQSVLQQRVPLYHLTLFGVALTCAGLVACAFAPDIVWMAALYGGVYGAGAGISMISLSLYLLLYFDKYRGTATAFKYSGWAASGIVGPSLIGYVAETYGAQGALLLIGAMAMHALPLVMLLNDPQPVTIPAWCVRKRVEASSMPAAPNGLQYITKEDHLTPKRRLLMGILTRRCATKEEANKEPAAKDKAWEKETAKHDSVKILVTDVTKLDVPTMRIPNGLPRANCVAKKHVGAKQMRVDSPSLLAHYATLFRSPMFYVLLVPFVTIDYMLAMVDTTIVEYGIDKGAATLQDAKQLQTYTAVGQLVGRIVVPFVSDKIASSRCPFTAASLALAAACLLLISSVKDFTTLAVLIAVVGVCEGYLLCIKGVLIGDYLGVETLAAVCGLLGVASVPALLSAPSIIGFFRDQLGSYDKFYWMLAGVCLVSASIMCCIAVTDRLHRKAWDVHIPSKKPPGEIVETAQGTERPAPKDRLPS
- the LOC142576004 gene encoding monocarboxylate transporter 9-like isoform X3 is translated as MSTRRTWSKAGLVQSVLQQRVPLYHLTLFGVALTCAGLVACAFAPDIVWMAALYGGVYGAGAGISMISLSLYLLLYFDKYRGTATAFKYSGWAASGIVGPSLIGYVAETYGAQGALLLIGAMAMHALPLVMLLNDPQPVTIPAWCVRKRVEASSMPAAPNGLQYITKEDHLTPKRRLLMGILTRRCATKEEANKEPAAKDKAWEKETAKHDSVKILVTDVTKLDVPTMRIPNGLPRANCVAKKHVGAKQMRVDSPSLLAHYATLFRSPMFYVLLVPFVTIDYMLAMVDTTIVEYGIDKGAATLQDAKQLQTYTAVGQLVGRIVVPFVSDKIASSRCPFTAASLALAAACLLLISSVKDFTTLAVLIAVVGVCEGYLLCIKGVLIGDYLGVETLAAVCGLLGVASVPALLSAPSIIGFFRDQLGSYDKFYWMLAGVCLVSASIMCCIAVTDRLHRKAWDVHIPSKKPPGEIVETAQGTERPAPKDRLPS
- the LOC142576004 gene encoding uncharacterized protein LOC142576004 isoform X4; translation: MSTRRTWSKAGAGAGISMISLSLYLLLYFDKYRGTATAFKYSGWAASGIVGPSLIGYVAETYGAQGALLLIGAMAMHALPLVMLLNDPQPVTIPAWCVRKRVEASSMPAAPNGLQYITKEDHLTPKRRLLMGILTRRCATKEEANKEPAAKDKAWEKETAKHDSVKILVTDVTKLDVPTMRIPNGLPRANCVAKKHVGAKQMRVDSPSLLAHYATLFRSPMFYVLLVPFVTIDYMLAMVDTTIVEYGIDKGAATLQDAKQLQTYTAVGQLVGRIVVPFVSDKIASSRCPFTAASLALAAACLLLISSVKDFTTLAVLIAVVGVCEGYLLCIKGVLIGDYLGVETLAAVCGLLGVASVPALLSAPSIIGFFRDQLGSYDKFYWMLAGVCLVSASIMCCIAVTDRLHRKAWDVHIPSKKPPGEIVETAQGTERPAPKDRLPS
- the LOC142576004 gene encoding uncharacterized protein LOC142576004 isoform X2 codes for the protein MPPPAELQDRCWGVPLVATLSAFLVFLPTSSAGLLYVLFMGEFRISHEMAAWPQSTYTVMSNTIGAGAGISMISLSLYLLLYFDKYRGTATAFKYSGWAASGIVGPSLIGYVAETYGAQGALLLIGAMAMHALPLVMLLNDPQPVTIPAWCVRKRVEASSMPAAPNGLQYITKEDHLTPKRRLLMGILTRRCATKEEANKEPAAKDKAWEKETAKHDSVKILVTDVTKLDVPTMRIPNGLPRANCVAKKHVGAKQMRVDSPSLLAHYATLFRSPMFYVLLVPFVTIDYMLAMVDTTIVEYGIDKGAATLQDAKQLQTYTAVGQLVGRIVVPFVSDKIASSRCPFTAASLALAAACLLLISSVKDFTTLAVLIAVVGVCEGYLLCIKGVLIGDYLGVETLAAVCGLLGVASVPALLSAPSIIGFFRDQLGSYDKFYWMLAGVCLVSASIMCCIAVTDRLHRKAWDVHIPSKKPPGEIVETAQGTERPAPKDRLPS